From a single Pseudopipra pipra isolate bDixPip1 chromosome 15, bDixPip1.hap1, whole genome shotgun sequence genomic region:
- the NEUROG1 gene encoding neurogenin-1: MPSEAPGSGEGADAGAPRERRRRRGRARARTEALLHTLKRSRRVKANDRERNRMHHLNAALDELRSVLPTFPDDTKLTKIETLRFAYNYIWALSETLRLAEQCLPPPGPFRGAAAPPSPGSDAGSWLSSASPSAPSLCASASGPSSPATSEDCAYPPADSLRGFRGLPAAPGAPLR; this comes from the coding sequence ATGCCCTCCGAGGCGCCCGGCAGCGGCGAGGGCGCGGACGCGGGCGCTccgcgggagcggcggcggcggcggggccgtgcgCGGGCGCGGACCGAGGCGCTGCTGCACACGCTGAAGCGCAGCCGGCGGGTCAAGGCCAACGACCGCGAGCGGAACCGCATGCACCACCTCAACGCCGCGCTGGACGAGCTCCGCAGCGTCCTGCCCACCTTCCCCGACGACACCAAGCTCACCAAGATCGAGACCCTGCGCTTCGCCTACAACTACATCTGGGCGCTGTCCGAGACCCTCCGCCTGGCCGAGCAGTGCCTCCCTCCTCCCGGCCCGTtccgcggggccgccgcgccccccagccccggcagCGACGCGGGGTCGTGGCTGTCCAGCGCCTCGCCGTCCGCCCCCTCGCTCTGCGCCTCCGCCTCGGGCCCCAGCAGCCCGGCCACCTCCGAGGACTGCGCTTACCCCCCGGCCGACAGCCTGCGGGGGTTCCGCGGGCTGCCCGCGGCCCCGGGCGCGCCCCTCCGCTAG